DNA from Streptomyces sp. NBC_01260:
AGCAGCATCGGGTCCCGGGCGGACTGCTCGACCCCCGGCAGCTTCTGACGTCCTTCCCCGACGCCCTGCGCAAGCTGGATCCGCGGGTGATGGTCCGCAACCCCGTCATGTTCGTGGTGGAGGTCGGGGCGGTGCTGACCACGCTGTCGGCCATCAGGGCGCCCAGCGTCTTCGCCTGGGTGATCACGGGATGGCTCTGGCTGACATCCGTCTTCGCCAACCTCGCCGAAGCAGTGGCCGAGGGGCGCGGCAAGGCCCAGGCGGAGACTCTCCGACGGGCCAGGACGACGACGGTGGCCCGCCGTCTCACCGGCTGGCGGCCAGGCGCGACCGACGCCGCGGAGCAGGAGGTTCCCGGCGCCGCTCTCCGTCTGGGTGATCACGTCGTCGTCGAGGCCGGGCAGACCATCCCCGGCGACGGAGATGTGGTCGAGGGCATCGCGAGCGTCGACGAATCGGCCATCACGGGCGAGTCTGCGCCGGTGATCCGCGAATCGGGTGGCGACCGGTCGGCGGTCACGGGCGGTACCAAAGTGCTCTCGGACCGGATCATCGTGAAGATCACCTCGAAGCCGGGGGAGACCTTCATCGACCGGATGATCGCACTCGTGGAGGGGGCCGCGCGGCAGAAGACGCCGAACGAGATCGCGCTCAACATCCTGCTGGCATCCCTCACGATCATCTTCCTGATCACGGTGGCGACCCTGCAGCCCTTCGCCGTCTTCGCCGGGGCGGAGCAGACCATCGTCGTCCTTGTCTCCCTCGTGGTGGCCCTTATCCCCACGACGATCGGCGCACTGCTCTCGGCGATCGGCATCGCGGGCATGGACCGGCTCGTGCAGCGCAACGTGCTGGCGATGTCCGGGCGTGCGGTGGAGGCCGCGGGCGACGTGAACACCCTCCTGCTCGACAAGACCGGCACCATCACCCTCGGCAACCGCCAGGCCGCCGAGTTCCTGCCGGTGGGCGGGGTGAGCATCGAGGAACTCGCGGATGCCTCGCAGCTGTCGTCAATCGCCGACGAGACACCCGAGGGCCGCTCGATCGTCGTCCTCGCCAAGCGGCGGTACGCGCTACGCGGCCGTAGCGAGGGAGAGCTGGCCCAGGCACGGTTCGTACCCTTCACCGCTCAGAGCCGGATGAGCGGAGTCGATATCAACGGTCCTCAGGAGAAGCTGTCTTTGCGCAAGGGAGCGGCGACGGCAGTGATGCGCTGGGTCCGTGACAACGGCGGCCACCCCACGGCAGAGGTCGGCGGCATCGTCGACGGCATCTCCGCGAGCGGCGGCACCCCGCTGGTCGTCGGCGAAGTGACCCGGCACGGCGACGCGCCCGGCGCCCGCATCCTCGGTGTCATCCACCTCAAGGACGTCGTCAAGGCAGGCATGCGCGAACGCTTCGACGAACTGCGCCGCATGGGCATCAAGACCGTCATGATCACCGGCGACAACCCGCTGACCGCGCGCGCCATCGCCGAGGAGGCCGGTGTCGACGACTTCCTCGCCGAGGCCACGCCCGAGGACAAGATGGCCCTCATCAAGCGCGAGCAGGCGGGCGGCAAACTCGTCGCGATGACCGGCGACGGCACGAACGACGCCCCGGCGCTCGCCCAGGCGGATGTCGGCGTGGCCATGAACACCGGCACCTCGGCCGCCAAGGAGGCCGGGAACATGGTGGACCTGGACTCCGACCCGACCAAGCTGATCGAGATCGTCGAGATCGGCAAGCAGCTGCTGATCACCCGTGGTGCGCTGACGACGTTCTCCATCGCCAACGACGTCGCGAAGTACTTCGCGATCATCCCGGCCATGTTCGCGGCTGTCTACCCGGGCCTGGACAAGCTCAACATCATGCGACTGCACAGCCCGACCTCGGCGATCGCCTCCGCGATCGTCTTCAACGCGCTGATCATCATCGCTCTGATCCCGCTGGCGCTGCGCGGCGTGCGCTACCGGCCGTCCTCCGCGGCGACACTGCTCAGCCGCAACATCTGGATGTACGGGCTCGGCGGGCTGGTACTGCCCTTCGTCAGCATCAAGCTGCTCGATCTCCTCATCCAGTTCATCCCCGGCCTGCGCTGACAGACGTCCGACGAGAGAAGAAGGCGATCCCAGGGTGTGCGCCCACCTTCCCCCCGTACTCCAGCACCATCTGACCGCCTTGCGGATGCTGCTGGCCTTCACCGTGATCACCGGCATCGCCTATCCGCTGCTCGTCACCGGCATCTCCCAGGCCGGTCTCTCCGACCGGGCCAACGGCTCGCTGCTGACGACGAACGGCACGCCGGTGGCCTCCAGCCTGATCGGCCAGAACTTCTCCCTGCCGAAGAAGAATCCCCAGGACGAGAAGGAGACACTGCGCCCCGACCCCAAGTGGTTCCAGCCCCGCCCGTCCGCCGGCGGCTACGACCCCACGGTCTCCGGTGCCTCCAATCTGGGCCCGAACAACACCGACCTGATCAAGACCGTCAAGGACCGCCGCGCAGCCGTCGCCGCCTTCGACGGGGTCCAGCCCGCGTCCGTCCCCGCGGACGCCGTCACCGCCAGCGGCTCGGGTCTCGACCCGGCGATCTCGCCGGCGTACGCCCACGAACAGGTGGACCGCGTCGCGAAGGCCCGTCATCTCGCCCCCGCCAAGGTCAAGGCACTGGTCGCCCGACACGTCCAGGGACGTGTACTCGGATTTCTGGGTCAGGAACGCGTCAATGTCGTCGAACTCAACCACGGTCTGGCCAGGCTGACGTGACCAGAATGCGGGGAGGACCGGACTCGTGCCCGTCCGCACCACGGCCCGCTGATCACCCGCCGGCCAAACCGCCGGGCCAGCACGCCCCGGCCTCAATTCCCCCCAGGGCCGTAAGCCCTCGAAGGACCTGTTACGAACCCGCTCAGCCCGCCGCGAACCCGCCTGCACACCGCGCACCGCATACGGCAGCATGGGCCCATGTCCGTACTGATGCGCGATGAAGCGCAGACCCGAGCCCAGTTCCTCGACGTACAGCGGTACACGATCGACCTCGATCTGACCGCGGGGGAGGAGACCTTCGACTCCCGCACCCTCATTCGGTTCACCGCCCTCGCGGACGGCGACACCTTCGTCGAGATCAAGCCCGCCACCCTGCGCTCGATCAGCCTCGACGGGCACCCACTCGACCCCGCGGACCTCGACGGCAACCGGTTCCCGCTCACCTCCCTGACCAGCGGCGAACACGAACTCCGCATCGACGCCGCCATGCGCTACTCCCGCACCGGCGAAGGCATGCACCGCTTCACCGACCCCGCCGACAACGAGACCTACCTCTACACCCAGCTCTTCATGGAGGACGTCCAGCGCGTCTTCGCCGCGTTCGACCAGCCCGACCTCAAATCCGTCTTCGCCCTCACCGTCACCGCCCCCGAAGGCTGGACCGTCCTCGGCAACGGCACCGCCCAGCACACCGGGGACGGCCGCTGGACCATCGCCCCCACACCGCCGATCTCCACCTACCTCGTCGCCGTCGCCGCCGGCCCCTGGCACTCCGTGACCACCGAACACGCCGGACTGCCCTTCGGTATCCACTGCCGCCGCTCCCTCGCCCCCCACCTCGACACCGACGCCGAGGAAATCCTCGACATCACCCGCGCCTGCTTCGACCGGTTCCAGGAGAAGTTCGACGAGCCCTACCCCTTCGACTCCTACGACCAGGCCTTCGTCCCCGAATTCAACGCGGGCGCCATGGAGAACCCCGGCCTCGTCACCTTCCGCGACGAATTCATCTACCGCTCCGCCGTCACCGACACCGAGCGCCAGGTCCGCGGCATGGTCATCGCCCACGAAATGGCCCACATGTGGTTCGGCGACCTCGTCACCCTCGCCTGGTGGGACGACATCTGGCTCAACGAGTCCTTCGCCGAATACATGGGCTACCAGACCCTCGCCGAAGCCACCCGTTTCACCGACACCTGGGTCGACTTCGGCGTCGCCCGCAAGGGCTGGGGCTACGACGCCGACCAACGCCCCTCCACCCACCCCGTCGCACCCGACCCGGCCGCCGTCCCCGACACCGCCTCCGCGATGCTCAACTTCGACGGCATCTCCTACGCCAAGGGCGCATCCGCCCTGCGCCAACTCGTCACCTGGCTCGGCGAGAAGGACTTCCTGGCCGGTATCAACACCCACTTCGCCCGCCACAAATTCGGCAACGCCACCCTCGCCGACTTCATCGACAACCTCGCATCCGCCACCGACCGCGACGTCCACGCCTGGGCCGGCCAGTGGCTGCGCACCACCGGAGTCGACACCCTCACCCCGCACATCACCGAAACCGACACCACCTGGTCCCTGGCCGTCGACCACCACGGCTCCCGCCCCCACCGCATCGCCGTCGGCACCTACGACCACGCCATCGACACCCAGTCCGGCCCCGACCGGCTCGTCCTGCGCGACCGCTTCGACATCGGCATCCCCCAGGACGACGCCCCCACCACCCGCCCCGGCCGCCGCCCCGCCCTCGTCGTCCTCAACGACAGCGACCTCACCTACGCCAAGGTCCGCCTCGACCCGGACTCCTGGAACACCGTCCTGAGCAGCCTCTCCGGCATCCCCGACGCACTCACCCGAGCCGTCGTCTGGAACACCGCCCGCGACATGGTCCGCGACGGCGAACTCGCCCCCGCCACCTACATCGAGGCCGCCCGCACCCACCTCCCGCACGAAACCGACCTCGCACTCCACCAGGGCGTCCTCACCTTCGCCGACACCCAGGTCGCCGGACGCTACCTCAGCCCCGAAGACCGCCCGGCCGCCCTCACCACCCTGAGCGCCCTGTGCCGCGACCTCATCCGCCGCACCGAGGACGGCAGCAACCCCGGCCTCCGCCTCATCGCCGTACGCCACCTCATCGACGCCGCCACCCAGCCCGACGCCATCCAGGGCTGGCTCACCGAAGGCACCGTCCCCGGCGGACCCGAACTCGACGCCGAACTGCGCTGGCGCATCCTCACCCGCCTCGCCGTCCTCGGCGCCACCGACGAATCCGCCATCGCGGCCGAACTCGGCCAGGACCCCAGCGCCACCGGCCAGGAAGGCGCCGCCCGCTGCCGCGCCGCCCTGCCCACCCCCCAGGCCAAGGCCGCGGCCTGGCAGGCCATGTTCACCGACGACAGCCTCTCCAACTACCTCTTCAGCGCCATCGCGCAGGGCTTCTGGCAACCCGAACAGACCGACCTCGTCAGCGCGTACGTGCCCCGCTACTACCCCGAGGCAACGAAACTCGCCGTCCGCCGCGGACCCGCCATCGCCGAAGCCGCCGGACGCTACGCGTTCCCCGCGTACGCCATCGACGCCAACAGCCTCCACCTCGGCGAAGAGGCACTCACCGACCAGGCACTCATCCCCGCCCTGCGCCGCAAACTCGCCGACCAGATCGACGACCTGCGCCGCGCCCTCGCCGTCCGCGACGCTCACTGACCCGGACCCGGCGAACCCGCACCACCCGTGCCCGGCCCGCCCTCACCACCGAGGGCAGGCCGGGCACACCCGTGCGCGGGGACGGGGCACCGAGGAGCGGCGCCGAGGGGGAGTGCCGGCAGCCGGCCGGTCGCCGGTACTGCCGGGCCGGTCGGCATGATCCGGACGAGGGCCCCTAGCCCGAGCGGACCGCGGCCTCGACGTGGGCGAGCTGGGCGGCGAGGAGCTCCACGAATGCTTCGCGGCGGTCCACCCCGAGGGGGCGGACGTCGCGGGCGAAGTGGGACAGGGCGGGGAAGCGTTCGGGGTCGGCGCCCAGGACCGCGACGCGGAACAGCTCCATGCCCTGTTCGTACTCCTGGGGGGTGATGGTGCTGACCCCGGCCTCGGAGGCGATCAACGCGGAGAGGAGAACCGCGATCCGGTGATAGTGCGCCGGGATCTTCTCGTCGGGCAGCCCTGACGCCCGCAGTGCCTGCAGCACCTCTTCCATGACCAGCCGGGAACCGGTGCCGCTCGACGCATGGCGCCCCCAGACCGCGGCGAGTTGGGGCTGCTGACCGAAGGCCTCCCTCACCCGCAGGCCCAGGGCGGTGATGCGCTGCTTCCAGTCGCCCTCGGGGCGGTAGCCGTCCATGGCGGCCAGAAGAATCCGGTCGGCGACCGCGCGCAGCAGTTCGGTCTTGCTGCGGAAGTGCCGGTAGAGGCTGGAGGAATCGGTCCCGAGGGCCGCGGCGAGCTTGCGCACGCTGAACGACTCGGCGTCGCCCGTGCGCAGCAGATCCGCCGCCGCATCCAGGATCTCCTCGGTCGACCAACGCCTTCGCCCAGTCATCCCGCTCCTCTCGTCGGGTCCCAGTCTAACTGATGCACTTGGTGTTGCACGCACTGCGTGCATAATGAGGACAAGGGTGTGCCGAGCAGCCGGCAGCAGGGCTTACCGGCATGCCACCCGTGCCCCGTCACCCGGGTCGGGCGACCTGTGCGGAGCCCATCCCGGGAACCACGAAAGGACGCATGCCATGAGGAACCCACTGGATTCCGCGGAGCTGGACGCCGCCATCGAGAACGTCCACCGCGCGGGAATGCCGGGCCTGTTCGCCGAAGTACGTGACGGCGACCAGATCTGGCGCGGCGCCGCCGGTGTCGCCGATACCGCCACCGGCCGCCCCGTGACCGCGGACATGCGGCACCGCGTCGGCAGCATCACCAAGACCTTCACCGCCGCCGCGGTGCTGCAACAGGTCGAGAGCGGCCTGATCGGCCTGGACACACCGATCGGCCACTACCTTCCGGGGCTGGTACCCGGAGAGCGCGGTGACGCGATCACCGTCCGGATGCTGATCAACCACACCAGCGGTCTCGCCGAGTACCTCCCCTACGCCTACCCCTCCCTCAAGGGGTTCCCCAGGCTCGCCGACACCGGACCCCAGAGCCTGGACGACAACCGGTTCACCCGGTTCCACTCCACCGACCTCATCGAGAGGGGAGTCGGCGCACCTGCCACCGGCGCCCCGGGCAGCACACCGGGCATCTACTCCAACACCAACTACCTGCTCCTCGGCGAACTCCTGGAACACGTCACCGGCACCACGGCCCAGCAGTGCATCACCCGAAACGTCATCGAGCGCGCCGGACTCCGGAACACCGAACTCCCCACCGGGCCGTACGTCGACGGACCGCACTCACAGATCTACGAGTCGTGGCTCGGCATGATCGACCCGCCGCGCGACTACAGCGTCTACGACATGTCGTTCGTGGGACCGGCGGCCTCGCTGATATCGACCGTCACGGACCTCAACCGCTTCTACGGCATGCTGCTGGCCGGCGAGATCGTCAGCATGTCATCGCTGGCCCAGATGCAACGCACCGTCCCGGTCGTCTCCCAGGAGGGAAAGACGATCGAATACGGCCTCGGCCTGTACCCGACCGAGGCTCCCGGCCAGGCCACCTTCTGGGGCCACGGCGGCACGGCCTGGGGCGCGGGAGCGCTGACCATGACCCGCGCCGACGGCAACCGGCAGATGTCCGTCGCGCTGAACCTGCAGAGGTGGAACACCCTCGACCCCTCCGGCAATCCGCAGCCCCACCCCATCGACGCCGCCCTCGCGGCCCTCTGCCGCGTGGCGATGTACGGCTGACCCGAACCGGAGAACGTCCCCCCAAGGCGCCACCGCGCGCCCGGAGCACGCCGCCGGGGCCGGGACCACCGGTCGCTCCCGGAGCACGTCCCCCGGGCACCCGGTGGCCCCGGCCCCGGCGTTCGTGCGCCACCGCGGCCTGCGGAACCTCCTCAACAGCCCACGAACAGCCGCACCTATACCACCCGAACCCCCACCACCACGCCCCCCTCGCACACCCGTCCCCCGTTCGAGTTCAGATCACCGGGCTCACCGGCCGCGCCACCCGAAACCCGGACAAGCTGGGATGTCCACCCATGCGCTCCGAAGGGCCACCACCGCCATGCCCACCCCGCCCCTCGCCGGAGGCACCACCGGCCCCGCCGCCCTGCGCCCCCTCCTCGACACCGTGCTCACCGCACTCCAGGACGGCGCCCTCCGACGCGACGGCCCCCTCCCCGCAGGCGGCCCCGACACCGTCACCCCCCACCTGCGCACCGCCCTCCACCCCGTCATCCCCGACCACGGCACCGGCGCCCACCACGCCCTCACCACCCTCATCAGCGCCCTCACCCAAGGCGCCGCAGACCCCGCCGACCCCCTCTGCGCAGCCCACCTCCACACCCCGCCCCTCGCCCTCGCCGCAGCAGCCGACCTCGCCGCCTCCGCCCTCAACCCCTCCATGGACTCCTGGGACCAGGCACCCGCCGCCTCCGCCCTCGAAGCCGACCTCACCACCGCACTCGCCACCGAGATCTACCCCCGCCGCACCGCACCCGACGCCCTCGTCACCACCGGCGGCACCGAAGCCAACCAACTCGCACTCCTCCTCGCCCGCGAACGCCACGGCCCCGTCCAGACCATCCGCGGTGCCAACGCCCACCACAGCATCACCCGCGCCGCCTGGCTCCTCGGCCTCCCCGAACCCATCACCATCCCCGCCCCCACCGGCGTCATGGACCTCACCGCCCTCGCCGACACCCTCGCCCGACTCCAGGGACCACTCCTCGTCACCGCCACCGCAGGCACCACCGACACCGGCCAGATCGACCCCCTCAGCGACATCGCCGACCTCTGCTCCACCCACGGCGCCGAACTCCACATCGACGCCGCCTACGGCGGACCCCTCCTCTTCAGCCCCACCCACCGCAGCAAGGTCCACGGCCTCGACCGCGCCCACAGCGTCACCCTCGACCTGCACAAACTCGGCTGGCAACCCGCATCCGCAGGCATCCTCGCCGTCCCCGACCACCACCACCTCGACCCACTCCACCACCACGCCCCCTACCTCAACGCCGACGACGACACCGAAGCCGGCCTCCCCGACCTCCTCGGCCGCTCCCTGCGCACCACCCGTCGGCCCGACGCACTCAAAATCGCCGTCACCCTCCAAGCCCTCGGCCGCACCGGACTCGCCGACCTCATCGACCGCACCTGCACCGCCGCCCACCACCTCGCCGACCTCATCACCAAAACCCCCACCCTCGACCTCTACGAACACCCCACCATCACCACCGTCCTCTTCCGCCCCACCGACACCGACGACCACACCGTCGCCACCATCCGCCGCACCCTCCTCACCCGAGGCCACGCCGTACTCGGCCGCACCCACACCAACGGCCGCCTCTGGCTCAAAGCCACGCTCCTCAACCCCCACACCACCCCCCAGGACCTCCAAAAGCTCCTCGACCTCGTCACCCACCTCGCCACAGCACTCGCGAAAGGCAGCACACCCCGATGACAGCCCGGCCAGCCCGGCCAGCCCGGTCCACCCCCGAAACCGACCAGCCACACGACCTCGTCGGCATCGGCATCGGCCCCTTCAACCTCTCCCTCGCCGCCCTCGCCCACGGCATCCCCGGCGCCCCCCACCCCCTCGCCGCCACCTTCTACGAACAACGCCCCGCCTTCCACTGGCACCCCGGCCTCCTCATCGACGGCGCCAGCCTCCAAGTCCCCTTCCTCGCCGACCTCGTCACCCTCGCCGACCCCACCAGCCCCTGGACCTTCCTCAACTACCTACGCACCCGCGACCGGCTCTTCCCCTTCTACTTCGCCGAGCGCTTCCACATCCAACGCGCCGAATACGACGCCTACTGCCGCTGGGTCACCGAACAACTCCCCGGCCTCCACTTCGGCCACCAGGTCGACGCCATCCGCTGGAACCCCGAACGCGCCCTTTTCGAAGTCGACTTCACCCAACTCGACACCCACGGCGAAGCCGAAGCGCTCGGCCGCGCCCACACCCGCCACATCGCCCTCGGCGTCGGCACCGAACCCCACATCCCCGAACCCCTCAAATCCCTCGCCGAAGCCGGATCAGTCCCCGTCATCCACTCCGCCGACTACCTCCACCACCGCGAACAACTCCTCAGCGCCGAGCACATCACCGTCATCGGATCAGGACAGTCCGGCGCCGAAATCTTCCTCGACCTCCTCCGCGCCCGCCCCGCCGGCCGCGAAAAACTCCACTGGCTCGCCCGCACCCCCGCCTTCGCACCCATGGAGTACTCCAAACTCGGGCTCGAACACTTCACCCCCGACTACACCCGCTACTTCCACGCCCTCCCCGAACCCGTACGCGACGCACTCGTCCCCCACCAATGGCAACTCCACAAAGGCATCGACCACGACACCATCACCGCCATCCACGAAGAGCTCTACCGCCGCACCCTCCACGGCGGCTGGCCCGACGCCACTCTCACCCCCGGCGTCTGCGTACGCACCGCAGGCCGCGTCGCCACCACCCGCGTCGAACTCCACCTCGAACACCCCCAACAAGGCACCCGCTCCCACCTCACCACCGACGCCGTCGTCCTCGCCACCGGCTACCGCGAACGCCCCCTCGACCAGATGCTCGACGGCCTCCACACCCACCTGCGCCGCGACACCTCCGGCCGCCCCCGCATCGACGACCAGTTCCGCCTCGACCTCGACCCCGCCATCACCGGCAACATCTACGTACAGAACGCCGAACGCCACACCCACGGCGTCGGCGCCCCCGACCTCGGCCTCGCCGCCTGGCGCAGCGCCACCATCCTCAACAACCTCACCGGCACCACCGCCTACCACCTCCCGCAACGCACCGCCTTCACCACCTTCGGCCTCACCCCCCACACCCCGAAAATCCC
Protein-coding regions in this window:
- the pepN gene encoding aminopeptidase N — protein: MSVLMRDEAQTRAQFLDVQRYTIDLDLTAGEETFDSRTLIRFTALADGDTFVEIKPATLRSISLDGHPLDPADLDGNRFPLTSLTSGEHELRIDAAMRYSRTGEGMHRFTDPADNETYLYTQLFMEDVQRVFAAFDQPDLKSVFALTVTAPEGWTVLGNGTAQHTGDGRWTIAPTPPISTYLVAVAAGPWHSVTTEHAGLPFGIHCRRSLAPHLDTDAEEILDITRACFDRFQEKFDEPYPFDSYDQAFVPEFNAGAMENPGLVTFRDEFIYRSAVTDTERQVRGMVIAHEMAHMWFGDLVTLAWWDDIWLNESFAEYMGYQTLAEATRFTDTWVDFGVARKGWGYDADQRPSTHPVAPDPAAVPDTASAMLNFDGISYAKGASALRQLVTWLGEKDFLAGINTHFARHKFGNATLADFIDNLASATDRDVHAWAGQWLRTTGVDTLTPHITETDTTWSLAVDHHGSRPHRIAVGTYDHAIDTQSGPDRLVLRDRFDIGIPQDDAPTTRPGRRPALVVLNDSDLTYAKVRLDPDSWNTVLSSLSGIPDALTRAVVWNTARDMVRDGELAPATYIEAARTHLPHETDLALHQGVLTFADTQVAGRYLSPEDRPAALTTLSALCRDLIRRTEDGSNPGLRLIAVRHLIDAATQPDAIQGWLTEGTVPGGPELDAELRWRILTRLAVLGATDESAIAAELGQDPSATGQEGAARCRAALPTPQAKAAAWQAMFTDDSLSNYLFSAIAQGFWQPEQTDLVSAYVPRYYPEATKLAVRRGPAIAEAAGRYAFPAYAIDANSLHLGEEALTDQALIPALRRKLADQIDDLRRALAVRDAH
- the kdpC gene encoding potassium-transporting ATPase subunit KdpC, with protein sequence MCAHLPPVLQHHLTALRMLLAFTVITGIAYPLLVTGISQAGLSDRANGSLLTTNGTPVASSLIGQNFSLPKKNPQDEKETLRPDPKWFQPRPSAGGYDPTVSGASNLGPNNTDLIKTVKDRRAAVAAFDGVQPASVPADAVTASGSGLDPAISPAYAHEQVDRVAKARHLAPAKVKALVARHVQGRVLGFLGQERVNVVELNHGLARLT
- a CDS encoding TetR/AcrR family transcriptional regulator encodes the protein MTGRRRWSTEEILDAAADLLRTGDAESFSVRKLAAALGTDSSSLYRHFRSKTELLRAVADRILLAAMDGYRPEGDWKQRITALGLRVREAFGQQPQLAAVWGRHASSGTGSRLVMEEVLQALRASGLPDEKIPAHYHRIAVLLSALIASEAGVSTITPQEYEQGMELFRVAVLGADPERFPALSHFARDVRPLGVDRREAFVELLAAQLAHVEAAVRSG
- a CDS encoding pyridoxal phosphate-dependent decarboxylase family protein, translating into MPTPPLAGGTTGPAALRPLLDTVLTALQDGALRRDGPLPAGGPDTVTPHLRTALHPVIPDHGTGAHHALTTLISALTQGAADPADPLCAAHLHTPPLALAAAADLAASALNPSMDSWDQAPAASALEADLTTALATEIYPRRTAPDALVTTGGTEANQLALLLARERHGPVQTIRGANAHHSITRAAWLLGLPEPITIPAPTGVMDLTALADTLARLQGPLLVTATAGTTDTGQIDPLSDIADLCSTHGAELHIDAAYGGPLLFSPTHRSKVHGLDRAHSVTLDLHKLGWQPASAGILAVPDHHHLDPLHHHAPYLNADDDTEAGLPDLLGRSLRTTRRPDALKIAVTLQALGRTGLADLIDRTCTAAHHLADLITKTPTLDLYEHPTITTVLFRPTDTDDHTVATIRRTLLTRGHAVLGRTHTNGRLWLKATLLNPHTTPQDLQKLLDLVTHLATALAKGSTPR
- the kdpB gene encoding potassium-transporting ATPase subunit KdpB gives rise to the protein MSTTAAPAPTPPGAGRQQHRVPGGLLDPRQLLTSFPDALRKLDPRVMVRNPVMFVVEVGAVLTTLSAIRAPSVFAWVITGWLWLTSVFANLAEAVAEGRGKAQAETLRRARTTTVARRLTGWRPGATDAAEQEVPGAALRLGDHVVVEAGQTIPGDGDVVEGIASVDESAITGESAPVIRESGGDRSAVTGGTKVLSDRIIVKITSKPGETFIDRMIALVEGAARQKTPNEIALNILLASLTIIFLITVATLQPFAVFAGAEQTIVVLVSLVVALIPTTIGALLSAIGIAGMDRLVQRNVLAMSGRAVEAAGDVNTLLLDKTGTITLGNRQAAEFLPVGGVSIEELADASQLSSIADETPEGRSIVVLAKRRYALRGRSEGELAQARFVPFTAQSRMSGVDINGPQEKLSLRKGAATAVMRWVRDNGGHPTAEVGGIVDGISASGGTPLVVGEVTRHGDAPGARILGVIHLKDVVKAGMRERFDELRRMGIKTVMITGDNPLTARAIAEEAGVDDFLAEATPEDKMALIKREQAGGKLVAMTGDGTNDAPALAQADVGVAMNTGTSAAKEAGNMVDLDSDPTKLIEIVEIGKQLLITRGALTTFSIANDVAKYFAIIPAMFAAVYPGLDKLNIMRLHSPTSAIASAIVFNALIIIALIPLALRGVRYRPSSAATLLSRNIWMYGLGGLVLPFVSIKLLDLLIQFIPGLR
- a CDS encoding serine hydrolase domain-containing protein, with amino-acid sequence MRNPLDSAELDAAIENVHRAGMPGLFAEVRDGDQIWRGAAGVADTATGRPVTADMRHRVGSITKTFTAAAVLQQVESGLIGLDTPIGHYLPGLVPGERGDAITVRMLINHTSGLAEYLPYAYPSLKGFPRLADTGPQSLDDNRFTRFHSTDLIERGVGAPATGAPGSTPGIYSNTNYLLLGELLEHVTGTTAQQCITRNVIERAGLRNTELPTGPYVDGPHSQIYESWLGMIDPPRDYSVYDMSFVGPAASLISTVTDLNRFYGMLLAGEIVSMSSLAQMQRTVPVVSQEGKTIEYGLGLYPTEAPGQATFWGHGGTAWGAGALTMTRADGNRQMSVALNLQRWNTLDPSGNPQPHPIDAALAALCRVAMYG
- a CDS encoding lysine N(6)-hydroxylase/L-ornithine N(5)-oxygenase family protein, translated to MTARPARPARSTPETDQPHDLVGIGIGPFNLSLAALAHGIPGAPHPLAATFYEQRPAFHWHPGLLIDGASLQVPFLADLVTLADPTSPWTFLNYLRTRDRLFPFYFAERFHIQRAEYDAYCRWVTEQLPGLHFGHQVDAIRWNPERALFEVDFTQLDTHGEAEALGRAHTRHIALGVGTEPHIPEPLKSLAEAGSVPVIHSADYLHHREQLLSAEHITVIGSGQSGAEIFLDLLRARPAGREKLHWLARTPAFAPMEYSKLGLEHFTPDYTRYFHALPEPVRDALVPHQWQLHKGIDHDTITAIHEELYRRTLHGGWPDATLTPGVCVRTAGRVATTRVELHLEHPQQGTRSHLTTDAVVLATGYRERPLDQMLDGLHTHLRRDTSGRPRIDDQFRLDLDPAITGNIYVQNAERHTHGVGAPDLGLAAWRSATILNNLTGTTAYHLPQRTAFTTFGLTPHTPKIPAQGPALTPLVQSN